In a single window of the Limnohabitans sp. 2KL-27 genome:
- a CDS encoding VF530 family DNA-binding protein: protein MQAPPHDTPQPRNPLHGLTLETLVTQLADHYGWAELGVRIPIRCFTHDPSVGSSLKFLRKTPWARDKVESLYLFMLREIKRQQASEP from the coding sequence ATGCAAGCCCCACCCCATGACACCCCTCAACCACGCAACCCACTGCATGGCCTGACCCTGGAGACCCTCGTCACCCAATTGGCAGACCATTACGGCTGGGCAGAATTGGGCGTACGCATTCCGATTCGCTGTTTCACACACGACCCGAGCGTGGGCTCGAGCCTGAAGTTTCTGCGCAAAACACCTTGGGCCCGTGACAAGGTGGAGAGCCTTTACCTTTTCATGCTGCGTGAGATCAAACGCCAACAAGCCTCAGAACCTTAA
- a CDS encoding TRAP transporter small permease subunit produces MPKLLWTATSAVTRVNHWIFMVTVWLMAVVVPVMLYEVIARYLFNAPTVWGMELAVLLFGPYFLLGGPYLLHLKGHVALDLVRQRLNPIWQRRMDLVNYPVIVLFCAILLYFSVPAAWSAWNYKETSFSAWNPPIWPVKVTVPLALALMMLQAMVEWLCVLFEHSDAGGDNGVAEGAAL; encoded by the coding sequence ATGCCCAAATTACTGTGGACCGCCACATCCGCCGTCACCCGAGTCAACCATTGGATTTTCATGGTGACTGTTTGGTTGATGGCGGTGGTGGTGCCTGTCATGCTCTACGAGGTCATTGCCCGATACCTCTTCAATGCGCCCACGGTGTGGGGGATGGAGTTGGCGGTGCTTTTGTTTGGGCCCTATTTTTTATTGGGTGGACCATACCTTTTGCATCTCAAGGGGCATGTGGCCCTTGACCTGGTTCGCCAGCGTTTGAACCCCATCTGGCAACGGAGAATGGATTTGGTCAATTACCCAGTGATCGTGTTGTTTTGTGCGATCTTGCTTTACTTCAGTGTTCCTGCTGCTTGGAGTGCCTGGAATTACAAGGAAACCAGCTTTTCTGCCTGGAACCCGCCCATCTGGCCAGTCAAAGTCACAGTGCCTCTGGCCTTGGCGCTGATGATGCTGCAGGCCATGGTCGAGTGGCTTTGTGTCTTGTTCGAACACTCTGATGCCGGTGGTGATAACGGTGTCGCTGAGGGAGCGGCGCTGTGA
- a CDS encoding NAD(P)/FAD-dependent oxidoreductase: MIRISELKLPLSALPIESRRAADAPSETDEDRLPTPHPEAALRQLAAQALGIQAADIGQLTVFKRSFDARKADLLAVYIVDLSLADALTENRLLQQFENNPHIQPTPDMAWHPPCRAPEGFGAQAGERPVVVGFGPCGMFAALALAQMGFRPIVLERGKPVRERTKDTWGLWRKKVLNPESNVQFGEGGAGTFSDGKLYSQIKDPRHLGRKVMDEFVLAGAPADILYAAHPHIGTFKLVKVVEHIREHIIALGGEIRFEQRVSDVLLSPTASGQQVTGLQVQDLRTGHSHTLPTRHAVMALGHSSRDTFVMLHRRGVAMQAKAFSIGVRIEHPQSVIDQARWGRHAGHPLLGAADYKLVHHAQNGRAVYSFCMCPGGTVVAATSEPGRVVTNGMSQYSRNERNANAGMVVAIDPPDYPLDTAAWQAAFGETDGTQLAQEAAALAAQQPPQAHPLAGIVLQRQLETRAFEVGGSNYEAPGQLVGDFLAQRASSTWGSVQPSYKPGVKLVDLADVLPDYAVAAMREALPVFGRKIKGYDMADAVMTGVETRTSSPLRIPRGEDHQSSNTRGLYPAGEGASYAGGILSAGVDGIKVAESLARQITARLNPA; encoded by the coding sequence ATGATCCGGATTTCAGAACTCAAACTCCCCCTTTCGGCGCTGCCGATTGAATCGCGCCGCGCCGCCGATGCGCCGTCCGAAACCGACGAAGACCGGCTGCCCACTCCCCACCCGGAAGCGGCCTTGCGCCAACTGGCCGCCCAAGCGCTGGGCATCCAGGCCGCCGACATCGGCCAACTGACCGTTTTCAAGCGCAGCTTTGACGCCCGCAAGGCCGACTTGCTGGCGGTCTACATCGTGGACTTGTCGCTGGCCGATGCGCTGACGGAAAACCGCTTGCTGCAACAGTTTGAAAACAACCCCCACATCCAGCCCACCCCCGACATGGCTTGGCACCCGCCCTGCCGTGCGCCCGAGGGCTTTGGTGCCCAAGCGGGCGAACGCCCGGTGGTGGTGGGGTTTGGGCCATGCGGCATGTTCGCGGCTCTGGCACTGGCGCAAATGGGCTTTCGGCCGATCGTGCTGGAGCGCGGCAAACCTGTGCGAGAGCGCACCAAAGACACTTGGGGCCTGTGGCGCAAAAAGGTACTCAACCCAGAAAGCAATGTGCAGTTTGGCGAAGGCGGCGCAGGCACCTTCAGTGACGGCAAGCTCTACAGCCAAATCAAAGACCCTCGGCATCTGGGCCGCAAGGTGATGGACGAGTTCGTGCTGGCTGGGGCGCCTGCCGACATCTTGTATGCGGCGCACCCGCACATCGGCACCTTCAAACTGGTCAAGGTGGTCGAACACATCCGCGAGCACATCATCGCGCTGGGCGGTGAGATCCGCTTTGAGCAGCGCGTGAGCGACGTGTTGCTCTCACCCACGGCCAGCGGCCAGCAAGTCACAGGCCTGCAGGTGCAGGACCTGCGCACCGGCCACAGCCACACCTTGCCCACCCGCCATGCCGTCATGGCCTTGGGGCACAGCTCACGCGACACCTTTGTCATGCTGCACCGCCGAGGTGTGGCCATGCAGGCCAAGGCGTTTTCGATTGGCGTGCGCATTGAACACCCGCAAAGCGTGATCGACCAAGCCCGCTGGGGCCGCCACGCAGGCCACCCGCTGTTGGGGGCAGCCGATTACAAGCTGGTGCACCACGCGCAAAACGGCCGCGCCGTCTACAGCTTTTGCATGTGCCCCGGCGGCACGGTGGTGGCCGCCACCAGCGAGCCAGGGCGCGTGGTCACCAATGGCATGAGCCAGTACTCGCGCAACGAACGCAACGCCAACGCCGGCATGGTGGTGGCCATCGACCCACCCGACTACCCGCTGGACACAGCCGCCTGGCAAGCCGCCTTTGGCGAGACTGACGGCACTCAGCTGGCGCAAGAGGCTGCGGCCCTGGCCGCACAGCAGCCACCCCAAGCCCATCCGCTGGCCGGCATCGTGCTGCAGCGCCAATTGGAAACGCGCGCCTTTGAAGTGGGGGGGAGCAACTACGAAGCCCCTGGCCAGTTGGTGGGTGATTTTTTGGCGCAGCGTGCCTCCAGCACTTGGGGCAGCGTGCAGCCGTCTTACAAACCGGGCGTGAAACTGGTCGATCTGGCCGATGTGCTGCCCGACTACGCCGTGGCCGCCATGCGCGAAGCCTTGCCGGTGTTTGGCCGCAAGATCAAAGGCTACGACATGGCGGACGCGGTGATGACCGGGGTGGAAACGCGTACCTCTTCGCCCTTGCGCATTCCCCGTGGCGAAGACCACCAAAGCAGCAACACGCGCGGGCTGTACCCGGCAGGCGAAGGCGCCAGTTACGCGGGTGGCATCTTGTCAGCGGGAGTGGACGGCATCAAGGTGGCCGAGTCTTTGGCGCGGCAGATCACGGCCCGACTCAACCCGGCTTGA
- a CDS encoding Rrf2 family transcriptional regulator — MRLSTKSRFAVTAMIDVALREDRGPVSLAAISVRHQISLSYLEQLFSKLRQQGLVESTRGPGGGYSLSRNAEKITMADIVGAVDAPSDDEAGADGSWMNSELWASLNEKMLTHLQSISLRQLVAEQRTKGVTVEPAPQPAVKRGVFAKPKSALKITAPNSVFALAGTLMPSRG, encoded by the coding sequence ATGCGTTTGAGCACCAAAAGCCGATTTGCCGTGACCGCCATGATCGACGTTGCACTGCGCGAAGACCGCGGTCCCGTGTCGCTCGCCGCCATCAGCGTTCGCCACCAGATTTCGCTGTCCTATCTGGAACAGCTGTTCAGCAAGCTGCGCCAGCAAGGCCTGGTCGAAAGCACCCGCGGCCCCGGCGGCGGTTATTCGCTGTCGCGCAATGCCGAAAAGATCACCATGGCCGACATTGTGGGTGCTGTGGATGCGCCATCGGACGACGAAGCAGGTGCCGATGGCAGCTGGATGAACAGCGAGCTGTGGGCCAGCCTGAATGAAAAAATGCTGACGCACCTGCAATCCATCAGCCTGCGCCAATTGGTGGCTGAGCAACGCACCAAAGGCGTCACTGTGGAGCCTGCTCCGCAGCCTGCCGTCAAGCGCGGCGTGTTTGCCAAGCCCAAAAGTGCTTTGAAGATCACCGCGCCCAATTCGGTGTTTGCCTTGGCGGGCACCCTGATGCCTTCACGTGGCTGA
- a CDS encoding DUF883 family protein has protein sequence MKDPQATIDKLASAAADVSASVQEAAHEAKPAFERLAERLSDSISDMAHHSRDTAIETRKLLAQKTHQATSTAEHCIQRAPFKSVFIAAGVGAVAVTLVSWLMRPRDH, from the coding sequence ATGAAAGACCCTCAAGCCACCATCGACAAACTGGCCTCAGCAGCCGCTGACGTTTCGGCCAGTGTGCAAGAAGCAGCACACGAGGCCAAACCCGCCTTCGAACGGCTGGCCGAGAGACTCTCGGACAGCATCAGCGACATGGCACACCACAGCCGGGATACGGCCATCGAGACCCGCAAATTGTTGGCACAAAAAACGCATCAAGCCACATCCACAGCCGAACACTGTATCCAGCGTGCCCCCTTCAAATCCGTGTTCATTGCCGCGGGTGTGGGCGCGGTGGCAGTGACCTTGGTCAGCTGGCTCATGCGCCCACGCGACCACTGA
- a CDS encoding SET domain-containing protein, with the protein MTSSPDAPIWVHASALHGKGVFATRHIAAGETVIEYMGEVITMAEAIARHPHDVANPDHTFYFHLDDGRVIDALNGGNASKWINHSCRPNCVPDEVNGRIFIQTRRNVFQGEELTFDYGLFSDEPMSETLKARYACRCGAKKCRGTMLALREMAAGVDGR; encoded by the coding sequence GTGACCTCTTCTCCCGATGCCCCGATTTGGGTGCACGCTTCAGCCTTGCACGGCAAAGGCGTGTTCGCGACGCGCCACATCGCGGCAGGTGAAACGGTCATCGAGTATATGGGCGAGGTCATCACCATGGCCGAGGCAATTGCCCGCCACCCGCACGATGTGGCCAACCCCGACCACACCTTTTATTTCCATCTGGACGATGGCCGGGTGATCGATGCGCTCAATGGTGGCAACGCCTCCAAGTGGATCAACCATTCATGCCGTCCCAATTGCGTGCCTGACGAGGTGAATGGCCGCATCTTCATTCAGACGCGCAGAAATGTGTTCCAGGGTGAAGAGTTGACCTTTGACTATGGCCTGTTCAGCGACGAGCCCATGAGCGAAACCCTGAAGGCCCGCTATGCATGCCGCTGCGGGGCCAAAAAGTGCCGTGGCACGATGTTGGCGCTCCGTGAGATGGCCGCAGGTGTCGATGGCCGCTAG
- a CDS encoding PLP-dependent aminotransferase family protein, protein MDKSSIYWIQFGNTFKNCFYLLMETVKPKYQPAMSSINATKTKTDELTHRLIMEIEKGLYAPGSKLRSVRDAANKEAVGINTVLEAYNRLSARGYVEARPGSGFYIRHGPSTWTQAPAPHVSAAIDVVSLLREQLEQHYEVRVGDGRPPASWIEDSEIGRQLRRSRAGEPDDIGHGYGTPWGYQPLRETIARLLAERGIQSDSRQILLTQGANHALDLIIRHLLSPGDKVLVDSPGYYPLFGKLKLAKVEMLGIPRLEDGPDLAVLQELLKNERPRLFFTQSLAHNPTGNSISLSKAHKLLQLAAEHGCLVVEDDPFADLHPPTAPRLAALDQLERVIYVSSFSKTLSAGLRVGYVAGAAHLISDLCDLKMLTMVSTSDYVERVVFQMVTAGHYRRHVQKLKNRLQELHPAAVKSLRRAGATVRSSDPGGYYIWLELPQNVDELSLIQNAAAAGIFLAPGSVFYPTRATHLPALRINVAYASDPKFLRFIENAMRQFDRG, encoded by the coding sequence ATGGACAAGTCATCGATTTATTGGATACAGTTTGGGAACACATTTAAAAACTGTTTCTATTTATTGATGGAAACAGTTAAACCCAAATACCAGCCTGCCATGTCATCGATTAACGCCACAAAGACCAAGACCGACGAGCTGACACATCGGCTGATCATGGAAATAGAAAAGGGGTTGTACGCACCGGGCTCGAAGCTGCGCTCGGTGCGTGATGCCGCGAACAAGGAAGCTGTGGGCATCAACACCGTCCTCGAAGCCTATAACCGCCTGTCTGCCCGTGGATACGTCGAAGCGCGGCCTGGATCGGGTTTCTACATCCGTCACGGCCCATCAACGTGGACTCAAGCGCCGGCACCGCATGTCTCCGCGGCCATTGATGTGGTGTCCTTGCTGCGTGAGCAATTGGAACAACACTACGAAGTGCGGGTAGGCGATGGCAGGCCACCCGCATCTTGGATCGAGGACTCGGAAATTGGCAGGCAGTTGCGGCGGTCACGTGCGGGTGAACCCGATGATATTGGGCATGGCTATGGCACACCGTGGGGCTACCAACCCCTGCGAGAAACCATTGCACGGCTTTTGGCCGAGCGCGGCATACAAAGCGATAGTCGGCAAATTTTGCTGACCCAAGGCGCCAACCATGCGCTCGATCTGATCATTCGCCATCTTCTGAGTCCTGGAGATAAGGTCTTAGTCGACTCTCCCGGCTATTACCCACTCTTCGGAAAACTGAAACTGGCCAAAGTGGAGATGCTGGGCATTCCTCGTCTTGAAGACGGTCCGGATCTGGCGGTCCTGCAAGAGTTGCTCAAAAACGAACGTCCACGCTTATTTTTCACGCAATCATTGGCACACAACCCAACGGGCAACTCCATCAGTCTGTCTAAGGCGCACAAGTTGCTTCAGTTGGCAGCAGAACATGGCTGCCTGGTTGTCGAGGATGATCCGTTCGCAGATCTGCACCCACCCACAGCGCCTCGCCTTGCTGCGCTCGACCAACTCGAGCGTGTCATCTATGTCAGCAGCTTTTCAAAAACACTGTCGGCGGGACTTCGTGTTGGTTATGTTGCTGGTGCAGCGCATCTGATTTCGGATCTGTGCGATCTGAAGATGCTCACCATGGTGAGCACCTCAGATTATGTTGAGCGAGTGGTCTTTCAGATGGTGACGGCGGGACATTACCGCCGGCATGTTCAAAAACTCAAAAATCGCCTACAAGAACTGCACCCAGCGGCAGTCAAGTCTTTGCGCCGGGCTGGCGCAACGGTTCGTTCGTCCGACCCAGGCGGCTATTACATCTGGCTGGAGTTGCCCCAAAATGTTGACGAGCTGTCATTGATTCAGAATGCTGCTGCAGCTGGAATTTTTCTCGCTCCTGGATCCGTTTTTTACCCAACACGCGCGACACACTTGCCGGCACTGAGGATCAATGTCGCCTATGCCAGCGATCCGAAGTTTTTGAGGTTTATCGAGAATGCAATGCGTCAATTTGATCGTGGGTAA
- a CDS encoding S4 domain-containing protein, which translates to MISSEEGIRLAKRVAAEQNCSRREAEALIVAGGVQVGGQVVTDPARRVREEQAVQVNRLVSMAALAPMTLVLFKPAHRVANLAWLQDTVGLKAPQPGIWGPERLAKMQMPLQLAKPASGLCIFTDDVGVLRHLEDRRSPMEQEWMATVDGQVPEGLIKALSGPGIRASINRQTDTVTVLRIAGKDIDGLELGRWLDEQCPLQDLRRQRVGRLGLAPLEAGQWRQLEGYERF; encoded by the coding sequence ATGATTTCCTCTGAAGAAGGCATACGCTTGGCCAAACGCGTGGCCGCCGAGCAAAACTGCTCGCGCCGCGAAGCCGAAGCCCTGATCGTCGCCGGTGGCGTGCAAGTGGGGGGCCAAGTCGTCACCGACCCGGCCCGGCGAGTGCGTGAAGAACAAGCCGTGCAGGTGAACCGCTTGGTCTCGATGGCCGCGTTGGCCCCCATGACCCTGGTGCTGTTCAAACCCGCGCACCGGGTGGCCAACCTGGCCTGGCTGCAAGACACCGTGGGCCTCAAAGCCCCCCAGCCCGGCATTTGGGGCCCTGAGCGCTTGGCCAAAATGCAAATGCCCCTGCAATTGGCCAAACCGGCCAGCGGCTTGTGCATTTTCACGGACGATGTGGGTGTGCTGCGCCACCTGGAAGACCGCCGCAGCCCGATGGAGCAGGAATGGATGGCCACCGTGGACGGCCAAGTGCCCGAGGGCCTGATCAAGGCCCTGAGCGGGCCGGGTATTCGCGCCAGCATCAACCGGCAAACCGACACCGTCACCGTGCTGCGCATCGCGGGCAAAGACATCGACGGCCTGGAGTTGGGCCGCTGGCTGGACGAACAATGCCCACTGCAGGACTTGCGCCGCCAACGGGTGGGCCGCCTCGGCCTGGCCCCGCTGGAAGCTGGACAGTGGCGACAACTCGAGGGTTACGAGCGCTTCTAG
- the dctP gene encoding TRAP transporter substrate-binding protein DctP: MSKLPIARRNILKTALAGATAAAVTAPLAVHAQGASVTWRMQALWDGGTTPQKFEERFVARVAELTGGRFKINLFAAGQIVPAAQAFDAVRGGAFELMKTFDGYEAGKIPAFAFTSTIPFGFSESDDYEAWFYEKGGLDLVRQAYAPAGLHYIAPTVYGQEPLHSKVPIRKISDLAGKKGRFVGLASAVMGALGVSVTPLPTGEVYSALDKGVIDMADRGDLTANFEAGLAEVAKYVVVPGFHQPTTATAYVANRAAHDRLPPEFKAALAVAAREVSAALRQNILVNDATVLAKYAAKGCEIIRFNPADVLAARPKAMAAWRTATKGDPLATKILDSQIAFMKELGLMT, encoded by the coding sequence ATGTCGAAACTTCCCATCGCGCGTCGCAACATTCTCAAAACCGCCCTGGCAGGCGCAACCGCCGCCGCTGTGACAGCGCCTCTGGCAGTGCATGCTCAAGGTGCCAGCGTGACGTGGCGAATGCAGGCTCTTTGGGATGGTGGTACCACGCCTCAAAAATTCGAAGAGCGGTTTGTCGCGAGAGTGGCCGAGTTGACGGGCGGACGTTTCAAGATCAATCTGTTTGCTGCGGGACAAATCGTGCCTGCCGCGCAGGCCTTCGATGCAGTCAGGGGTGGCGCGTTTGAATTGATGAAAACCTTTGACGGGTATGAGGCAGGCAAGATTCCTGCCTTTGCGTTCACCAGTACGATCCCGTTTGGCTTTTCAGAAAGCGACGACTACGAGGCCTGGTTTTATGAAAAAGGCGGCCTTGATTTGGTTCGACAGGCTTATGCGCCTGCAGGCCTGCACTACATTGCCCCGACCGTTTATGGTCAAGAGCCTTTGCACTCTAAAGTGCCGATCCGCAAGATCTCTGACTTGGCAGGCAAAAAGGGGCGCTTCGTTGGCCTGGCTTCAGCGGTCATGGGAGCCTTGGGCGTTTCGGTGACCCCTTTGCCAACGGGTGAGGTTTATTCAGCACTGGACAAGGGCGTGATCGATATGGCCGATCGGGGTGACTTGACTGCCAACTTTGAGGCAGGACTTGCAGAAGTGGCCAAGTATGTGGTGGTGCCAGGTTTCCACCAACCCACCACCGCCACCGCTTATGTGGCCAATCGTGCGGCTCATGACAGGTTGCCACCTGAGTTCAAGGCTGCGCTGGCTGTCGCTGCAAGAGAGGTCTCCGCCGCATTGCGTCAGAACATCTTGGTCAATGATGCAACAGTGCTTGCCAAATACGCCGCCAAGGGATGCGAGATCATTCGCTTCAACCCGGCCGACGTGCTGGCTGCACGACCCAAGGCGATGGCAGCTTGGCGTACAGCCACCAAAGGCGATCCACTGGCGACCAAGATATTGGATAGCCAGATCGCCTTCATGAAAGAGTTGGGTCTGATGACCTGA
- a CDS encoding MBL fold metallo-hydrolase, which translates to MARTSQLLYPQREPAPLRPAATVLLLRDGPQGIEVLMTRRSMTASFAPGAYVFPGGGIDAADAQAHGMAQRRPTQSDLHLTQAIAAIRESFEELGILFARHADGRWADPSDIAAIDRQAPFAAQCQARGLTLAAEQVFVLAHWITDRDLPRRFDVPFLVARMPEGQTPVADESEQFEPVWVRPADALNRHEAGDFFMVYPTIRTLERLKAFASVDALLQACAINDEPLWTSCPRAGWLAGNEARYMEHEAPFGELALVSPDGQIHHHLDWKTDQPVSLLQNVQRLTAPNPGVMTGPGTNSYLVGDPNTGYIAVDPGPADDEHLQRLWRAAGGQIKAIVCTHSHPDHSPGAAPLQALCTHKPPILGLASKPTARANSRFTPERELADGEKLVLQGIGVCGEITHTLRVLHTPGHAANHLCLVLEEDGLLFSGDHVLNGSTTVIDPPDGHMGDYLDSLDKLAAACKGGNIEFILPAHGHVLGFAHQAITHLKAHRLKREAKIAAAMQALPHGSLQEWVEKAYDDVPPRLWPLAARSLQAHVDHIREQALS; encoded by the coding sequence CACCTCCCAACTCCTCTACCCCCAACGTGAACCCGCGCCCCTGCGCCCAGCCGCGACCGTGCTGCTGCTGCGCGACGGGCCGCAAGGCATCGAAGTGCTGATGACCCGCCGCTCCATGACGGCCAGTTTCGCGCCCGGCGCCTATGTGTTTCCGGGCGGCGGCATCGACGCCGCCGATGCCCAGGCGCACGGCATGGCGCAGCGTCGTCCCACGCAAAGCGACCTGCACCTGACGCAGGCCATCGCGGCCATCCGCGAGAGCTTTGAAGAGCTGGGCATCTTGTTCGCCCGACATGCCGATGGACGCTGGGCAGACCCCAGTGACATCGCCGCCATCGACCGCCAAGCCCCTTTTGCCGCCCAATGCCAGGCGCGGGGTCTGACGCTGGCGGCCGAACAGGTCTTTGTGCTGGCCCACTGGATCACCGACCGCGACCTGCCGCGCCGCTTTGACGTCCCATTTCTGGTGGCCCGCATGCCCGAAGGCCAGACCCCGGTGGCCGACGAGTCCGAGCAGTTCGAGCCCGTCTGGGTGCGCCCGGCTGACGCCCTGAACCGCCACGAAGCGGGGGATTTCTTCATGGTCTACCCGACCATCCGCACGCTGGAGCGCCTCAAAGCCTTTGCCAGCGTCGACGCTCTGCTGCAGGCCTGCGCCATCAACGACGAGCCGCTGTGGACCAGCTGCCCCCGCGCCGGGTGGCTCGCGGGCAACGAAGCGCGTTACATGGAGCACGAAGCCCCGTTTGGCGAACTGGCCCTGGTCTCGCCCGATGGGCAAATCCACCACCACCTCGACTGGAAAACCGACCAGCCCGTCTCGCTGCTCCAAAACGTGCAGCGCCTCACGGCCCCCAACCCCGGCGTGATGACCGGCCCCGGCACCAACAGTTATTTGGTGGGCGACCCCAACACCGGCTACATCGCTGTGGACCCCGGCCCGGCGGACGACGAGCACCTGCAGCGCCTGTGGCGTGCCGCAGGTGGTCAAATCAAAGCCATTGTGTGTACCCACTCGCACCCGGACCACTCCCCCGGTGCGGCGCCACTGCAGGCGCTGTGCACCCACAAGCCGCCCATCCTGGGCCTGGCCTCGAAGCCGACCGCCCGCGCCAACAGCCGATTCACACCCGAGCGCGAGCTGGCCGATGGCGAAAAATTGGTGCTGCAAGGCATTGGGGTGTGCGGTGAAATCACCCACACCCTGCGCGTGTTGCACACCCCCGGCCACGCGGCCAACCACCTGTGCCTGGTGCTCGAAGAAGATGGCTTGCTGTTTTCAGGCGACCATGTGCTCAACGGCAGTACCACCGTGATCGACCCGCCCGACGGCCACATGGGCGACTATTTGGATTCGCTGGACAAACTGGCCGCGGCCTGCAAGGGCGGCAACATCGAGTTCATCTTGCCAGCGCACGGCCATGTGCTGGGCTTTGCCCACCAAGCCATCACGCACCTGAAAGCGCACCGCTTGAAGCGCGAAGCCAAAATCGCCGCCGCGATGCAGGCTCTGCCCCATGGCAGCTTGCAGGAATGGGTGGAAAAAGCCTACGACGATGTGCCGCCGCGCCTGTGGCCGTTGGCCGCACGCTCACTGCAAGCGCATGTGGACCACATCCGCGAACAAGCCCTGTCTTGA